A DNA window from Acetobacter aceti NBRC 14818 contains the following coding sequences:
- a CDS encoding DeoR family transcriptional regulator has protein sequence MNIVSEARGDVGGDGSRTQARHQAIIATVKRQGYASNEELARLFDVAVQTIRRDIRTLDAAGEVLRHHGGASAPSSVENIAYPQRQIRNRSEKDAIGELAAAAIPDGASLFVNIGTTTEAFARALASHKGLQVITNNLHVATLLAGSEDCRVVVTGGTVRVRDGGILGPDSLTMLSRYRADYGVIGISGIDEDGTLLDYDAEEIRASELIRANSRKIFLLADHTKFGRRPLMNAGSIDGVTAFFTDRTPPAPICEMLAAHDVALVLVGDDVRKRTL, from the coding sequence GTGAATATTGTGTCTGAGGCCCGTGGAGATGTCGGTGGAGACGGTTCCCGTACGCAGGCGCGTCATCAGGCGATTATCGCGACGGTGAAACGGCAGGGGTATGCCTCGAACGAGGAGCTTGCTCGTCTGTTCGACGTGGCCGTGCAGACCATCCGGCGGGATATCCGCACGCTTGATGCCGCCGGGGAGGTGCTGCGTCACCACGGGGGCGCCAGTGCGCCATCTTCGGTGGAAAACATAGCGTATCCACAAAGACAGATTCGTAATCGCAGCGAAAAGGATGCCATCGGAGAACTGGCCGCAGCCGCCATTCCTGATGGGGCATCACTCTTTGTGAATATCGGCACAACGACAGAAGCGTTCGCCCGTGCGCTGGCGAGTCACAAGGGTTTGCAGGTCATCACCAACAATCTGCACGTCGCCACCCTGCTGGCAGGCAGCGAAGATTGTCGGGTCGTGGTCACTGGTGGCACGGTGCGTGTGCGGGATGGCGGGATTCTGGGGCCGGATTCCCTGACCATGCTCAGCCGGTATCGCGCTGATTATGGCGTGATCGGCATCAGCGGAATCGACGAGGACGGAACGCTGCTGGACTATGATGCCGAGGAAATTCGCGCATCCGAACTTATCCGCGCCAATTCCCGCAAGATTTTTCTGCTGGCGGATCACACCAAATTTGGACGCCGGCCATTAATGAATGCGGGCAGTATTGACGGTGTGACGGCCTTTTTCACGGATCGGACGCCGCCGGCTCCAATTTGCGAAATGCTCGCCGCTCATGATGTCGCGCTTGTTCTTGTGGGTGATGATGTTCGGAAGCGAACACTTTAG
- a CDS encoding OmpA family protein, with amino-acid sequence MRRLFSVVSLCALAACADQGPGRQYVVFFSQGSSALDDTSLSVVEKVAEKARHYSDRVVVVEGYARQNGDLSTESLLAVQRAKAVSQQLMADGVSPKRIRETTRPPSNAQGVVGSRRVEIELLAQ; translated from the coding sequence ATGCGTCGTCTTTTTTCTGTTGTCAGTCTTTGTGCGCTAGCCGCCTGTGCCGATCAGGGACCGGGACGGCAGTATGTCGTCTTTTTCAGCCAGGGTTCATCGGCGCTCGACGACACTTCGCTTTCGGTCGTGGAAAAGGTTGCTGAAAAAGCGAGACATTATTCCGACAGGGTCGTGGTTGTGGAAGGCTATGCCCGCCAGAATGGCGATCTCTCCACGGAATCGCTTCTTGCTGTCCAGCGGGCCAAGGCCGTGTCGCAACAGCTTATGGCAGACGGCGTTTCTCCAAAGCGCATTCGTGAAACAACCCGGCCTCCTTCCAACGCGCAAGGTGTCGTAGGCTCCCGTCGTGTCGAGATAGAACTGCTCGCTCAGTAA
- the recQ gene encoding DNA helicase RecQ encodes MLERPSLSEDEYRDSGFPSKPSGPAGGRDRFVGLSPREVLHRVFGFPAFRGLQEQAVDRVMAGEDTLVLMPTGGGKSVCYQVPALCRPGMGLVVSPLIALMDDQVAALRQLGVNAAALHSELDGDEASRIRGDLFNGQVDILYVSPERLLSPGTLDRLSRQQISVIAIDEAHCISAWGHEFRPEYRALQSLPEHFPGVPRIALTATADPRTRNDILTALAMPEAEVLSASFHRPNLMIAARPKGGEMRQLVDALQKHRSDACIVYCGSRARTERIAASLREKSYPACAFHAGLSPQEKRAALHRFRSGEPIVIVATIAFGMGIDRPDVRTVIHLDMPASPEAYYQQIGRAGRDGLPSDVLLLYGGEDMSRARYWLDQSNAPDSEKRIMRGRLEAMIAFTESTSCRTRALLACFGESMTEPCGHCDNCRTPVPTFDGTQAARMLLSAIYRTGQRYGALHVIAVLRGKSSDNISRAGHDRLSVWRIGKDKSETFWRSVVRQLIARGALVTGDEHGGLRLNEEVARPILRGEEEVRLREDAVEASARNSRSTGQGDSIADQLTEDARERFNALKRWRLAEAREQEIPPYYIFSDATLCEISLECPGTLDELSDVKGVGSSKLTRYGEAVLEVLEDLDSGR; translated from the coding sequence ATGCTGGAAAGGCCCTCCTTGTCGGAAGACGAATACAGAGACAGCGGTTTCCCTTCGAAACCGTCAGGACCCGCAGGAGGGCGTGACCGTTTCGTCGGGCTGTCGCCGCGTGAAGTTCTTCATCGTGTTTTCGGCTTTCCGGCCTTTCGCGGGTTGCAGGAGCAGGCCGTCGACCGGGTGATGGCGGGGGAGGACACGCTCGTCCTCATGCCGACAGGTGGCGGAAAGAGCGTCTGCTATCAGGTCCCCGCGCTTTGTCGCCCCGGTATGGGACTGGTGGTTTCACCGCTGATCGCTCTGATGGACGATCAGGTGGCGGCGCTGCGACAGCTTGGCGTCAACGCGGCGGCTTTGCATTCTGAACTGGATGGAGACGAGGCTTCCCGTATCCGGGGCGACCTCTTCAACGGACAGGTCGATATTCTCTACGTGTCGCCGGAGCGGTTGCTGTCTCCCGGCACGCTGGATCGTCTGTCCCGTCAGCAGATCTCTGTCATCGCGATTGACGAGGCCCACTGTATTTCCGCATGGGGACATGAGTTCCGTCCGGAATATCGGGCGCTCCAGTCCTTGCCGGAGCATTTTCCGGGCGTGCCGCGTATCGCCCTTACGGCGACGGCAGATCCACGAACTCGTAATGATATCCTCACGGCTCTGGCTATGCCGGAAGCGGAGGTTCTGTCTGCCAGCTTCCACCGCCCGAACCTGATGATTGCCGCGCGCCCCAAGGGCGGCGAGATGCGACAGCTTGTCGATGCACTTCAGAAGCACCGCAGCGACGCCTGCATTGTCTATTGCGGATCGCGTGCCCGCACGGAGCGGATCGCGGCCTCCTTACGCGAAAAATCCTATCCCGCCTGCGCTTTCCATGCCGGTCTCTCGCCGCAGGAAAAGCGTGCCGCCCTGCACCGGTTCCGGTCAGGCGAACCGATTGTCATCGTCGCCACCATTGCCTTCGGCATGGGGATTGATCGTCCCGATGTAAGGACGGTGATCCATCTCGACATGCCCGCCTCGCCGGAAGCCTATTATCAGCAGATCGGTCGTGCCGGACGTGACGGATTGCCGTCCGACGTGCTGCTGCTCTACGGCGGTGAGGACATGAGTCGCGCCCGTTACTGGCTGGATCAGTCCAACGCGCCCGACAGTGAAAAACGCATCATGCGGGGACGGCTGGAGGCGATGATCGCCTTCACGGAAAGCACATCCTGTCGAACCCGTGCGCTGCTGGCCTGCTTTGGCGAGAGCATGACCGAGCCGTGCGGACACTGTGACAATTGTCGTACACCGGTGCCGACTTTCGACGGCACGCAGGCAGCGCGGATGTTGCTGTCCGCCATTTATCGCACCGGCCAGCGTTATGGCGCGCTACACGTGATCGCTGTTCTGCGTGGCAAGTCGTCTGACAATATCTCGCGGGCGGGTCATGATCGTCTGTCGGTCTGGAGGATCGGCAAGGACAAAAGCGAGACATTCTGGCGCAGTGTGGTGCGGCAGCTGATTGCTCGCGGCGCTCTGGTGACAGGTGATGAGCATGGCGGCCTGCGTCTGAACGAAGAGGTCGCTCGTCCGATCCTGCGTGGTGAGGAAGAGGTGCGGTTGAGAGAGGATGCTGTCGAGGCCTCTGCCCGAAACAGCCGATCCACAGGGCAGGGTGATTCGATCGCCGATCAACTGACAGAGGATGCGCGGGAACGTTTCAACGCTCTCAAGCGTTGGAGGCTTGCTGAGGCGCGGGAACAGGAAATTCCGCCCTATTACATTTTCTCGGATGCGACCCTTTGCGAGATTTCGCTTGAATGTCCTGGCACACTGGACGAGCTCAGTGATGTCAAAGGCGTCGGAAGCTCCAAGCTCACCCGCTATGGTGAGGCGGTTCTGGAAGTACTTGAAGACCTTGATTCCGGAAGGTGA
- the cydC gene encoding thiol reductant ABC exporter subunit CydC, with protein MSRPSSRDVTARERADRDALIRIVEVWRPHAARLTMGLVLSLLAVLAGLALMSSAGLRFAGAALGMVLVTATSLRVLGLGRIVLRYSERLYAHDAMFRALATLRVWFFRSLAQGAAAGLGFRRAGDLLSRLVSDIETLDGLYLRLLLPLAGACLTFPVLVLVICNTNSLLGILIGILFALSAFIMPLAAARLSRKEGTGLSHAQAALRVGVLDLVSGMREIRAFGAGPRIIDQVNSATSRLLTRQAQLSRRMAFVGALSSVCTQTALLLLLAAIAGVGFDRIPAVQGVGLMFLTFACFEGVSGLTRAGMLAGNMGAAAHRVVAIADEHPRPVQTVQPATVMPTHFDIAFEHVAFHWRADRPAVFSDFSLNIPAGSRVALLGPSGAGKSTLAALLLKAAFPQEGKILIGGVDIAALPDVWLRQHIAWLSQATHLFDDTIRNNLLLGRPDADEDALWKALDEAAVGDFVRTLPDALDTWLGEGGVKVSGGQGRRIALARTLLSEAPILVLDEPATGLDAQTEQDFFLTLNRVAQGRTVILIAHRLTGVEQLDHVWRIAGGEAVPV; from the coding sequence ATGAGCCGACCATCTTCCCGGGATGTGACTGCGCGCGAGCGGGCCGACCGTGACGCCCTGATCCGTATTGTCGAAGTCTGGCGTCCGCATGCGGCGCGTCTGACCATGGGGCTGGTGCTTTCGCTGCTGGCCGTTCTTGCCGGGCTGGCTCTGATGAGTAGCGCTGGCCTGCGTTTCGCCGGGGCTGCGCTGGGGATGGTGCTTGTCACCGCCACATCGCTCCGTGTGCTGGGTCTGGGGCGCATCGTTCTGCGCTATTCCGAGCGTCTGTATGCCCATGACGCCATGTTCAGGGCGCTTGCCACCTTGCGGGTGTGGTTCTTTCGGTCCTTGGCGCAGGGTGCGGCAGCTGGTCTGGGCTTTCGGCGCGCGGGCGATCTGCTGTCCCGGCTTGTGTCGGATATCGAGACACTGGACGGTCTTTATCTCCGCCTTCTGCTGCCGCTGGCTGGAGCCTGCCTGACATTCCCCGTTCTGGTGCTGGTGATCTGCAATACCAACTCATTGTTGGGTATCCTGATCGGTATTCTCTTTGCCCTGTCGGCTTTCATCATGCCGCTCGCTGCGGCTCGACTGAGTCGCAAGGAAGGGACCGGTCTCAGCCACGCACAGGCGGCGCTTCGCGTTGGTGTGCTGGACCTTGTCAGCGGCATGCGCGAAATCCGGGCTTTCGGCGCTGGACCGCGAATTATTGATCAGGTCAACAGCGCGACCAGCCGTCTACTCACGCGTCAGGCCCAGCTCTCGCGGCGCATGGCGTTTGTCGGCGCGCTGTCCAGTGTCTGCACGCAGACAGCCCTGCTTCTCCTGCTGGCCGCCATTGCGGGTGTCGGGTTCGATCGTATCCCCGCCGTGCAGGGTGTCGGGCTGATGTTCCTGACCTTCGCCTGTTTTGAAGGTGTGTCGGGTCTTACCCGTGCGGGCATGCTGGCCGGAAATATGGGGGCTGCGGCGCACCGGGTGGTGGCGATTGCCGATGAGCATCCGCGTCCTGTGCAGACTGTGCAGCCGGCGACCGTGATGCCTACCCATTTCGACATCGCCTTCGAGCATGTTGCGTTTCACTGGCGGGCTGATCGCCCCGCCGTATTCAGTGATTTCTCCCTGAACATCCCGGCGGGTAGCCGGGTCGCGCTGCTGGGGCCTTCGGGCGCAGGGAAATCCACGTTGGCGGCACTGCTCCTCAAGGCGGCTTTCCCTCAGGAGGGAAAGATCCTGATTGGCGGCGTCGACATCGCTGCTCTGCCAGATGTCTGGCTCCGTCAGCACATCGCATGGCTGTCACAGGCGACGCATCTGTTTGATGACACGATCCGCAATAACCTGCTGCTTGGCAGGCCAGATGCGGATGAGGACGCTCTGTGGAAAGCGCTTGACGAAGCGGCTGTCGGTGACTTCGTACGTACGCTTCCTGACGCGCTCGATACATGGCTCGGCGAAGGCGGCGTCAAGGTGTCGGGCGGGCAGGGGCGTCGCATTGCACTGGCGCGGACCTTGTTGTCTGAAGCGCCGATCCTTGTTCTGGACGAGCCTGCAACGGGTCTCGACGCCCAGACCGAGCAGGACTTCTTCCTTACCCTGAACCGCGTTGCGCAGGGGCGGACTGTGATCCTGATCGCCCATCGCCTGACCGGGGTTGAGCAACTCGATCATGTCTGGCGTATCGCTGGCGGGGAAGCGGTCCCGGTATAA